From one Gemmatimonadaceae bacterium genomic stretch:
- a CDS encoding threonine aldolase family protein, which yields MSAPAERLIDLRSDTVTRPTAAMRRAMADADVGDDVLEGDPTTGLLEAVVAEMLGKERALFFPTGTMANQAAIWLLSRPGTDILVDGDAHIVTSEMSAAAAFSGVQVRVVRAAGKVMNAADVTVALPTAGDAPEQVLLCIENTHNSAGGAVTTLDAVRAMREVADRAGLAVHLDGARLWNASAATGTSLADFAACADTVMVSFSKGLGAPVGAALAGPADVIARAVRVRRRLGGGMRQSGIIAAGALHGVRHHLSRLVDDHASARYLAQAIDGVGGVRVVQPDTNIVMIDLPTPNATAVVARARAHGVLISHWHASRVRAVTHLDAPAEVVADAAQRLIRALSGNS from the coding sequence ATGTCAGCCCCTGCCGAACGCCTGATCGATCTGCGCAGTGATACGGTGACCCGTCCAACGGCCGCGATGCGTCGGGCCATGGCGGACGCCGACGTTGGTGACGATGTGCTGGAGGGCGACCCCACCACCGGACTTCTGGAAGCGGTCGTTGCCGAAATGCTGGGCAAGGAGCGCGCGCTGTTCTTTCCTACCGGCACGATGGCCAATCAGGCGGCCATCTGGCTGCTCTCGAGGCCAGGAACCGACATCCTCGTGGACGGTGATGCCCACATCGTCACGTCGGAGATGTCGGCTGCCGCCGCGTTCTCGGGCGTGCAGGTGCGCGTGGTGCGCGCCGCCGGGAAGGTGATGAATGCCGCCGACGTCACGGTCGCGTTGCCGACAGCAGGCGACGCGCCGGAACAGGTGTTGCTATGCATCGAGAACACCCACAACAGCGCGGGTGGAGCCGTCACCACACTGGACGCGGTGCGCGCGATGCGGGAGGTGGCCGACCGCGCGGGGCTTGCCGTGCATCTCGACGGCGCCCGATTGTGGAATGCGTCCGCGGCCACCGGCACATCACTGGCCGATTTTGCCGCGTGCGCCGACACCGTCATGGTGTCGTTTTCCAAGGGACTTGGCGCCCCCGTCGGCGCGGCACTGGCCGGACCTGCGGATGTCATCGCGCGCGCCGTGCGCGTGCGTCGCCGTTTGGGCGGGGGCATGCGGCAGAGCGGCATTATTGCCGCCGGCGCGTTGCACGGTGTCCGGCATCACCTGTCGCGACTCGTCGACGATCATGCATCGGCCCGCTATCTGGCCCAGGCAATTGACGGCGTCGGTGGCGTCCGGGTCGTCCAGCCGGACACCAACATCGTCATGATCGACCTGCCGACGCCAAACGCCACCGCGGTGGTGGCGCGCGCGCGCGCGCATGGTGTCCTGATCTCACACTGGCACGCGTCGCGTGTCCGCGCCGTGACCCACCTGGATGCACCCGCTGAGGTGGTCGCCGACGCCGCGCAACGATTGATACGGGCATTGTCCGGCAATTCGTAA
- a CDS encoding YihY/virulence factor BrkB family protein, with amino-acid sequence MTALRGTADAWWDVVRRIWKQSEEDNVLFLAGGLAFNVLLALVPFVLLLISGIALLLGRAPDDAVHTVTGLLQAFLPNNTPSAIDLLNSIVSDVLRTRGAVTLYAAIGFAWFSTRLFGSLRSVLALIFDGTDRGIVVGKLFDFGATIVATMAVVVYIAMSAYLDLATTQGVQLLMRMGLRESAMGELTYVTGRLIAISIVFSLFYAMYHGLPRRRPLVRTALTAAAAASLLFEIARHVFAILVRQFDPSSLYTGTIAVIVAVVFWTYYGALLFLIGGEIAQAVELRRVELIALDRNVPLPTAGKTPVAKTASSRTPTPPPSRKSS; translated from the coding sequence CTGACGGCACTGCGCGGGACGGCTGACGCCTGGTGGGACGTTGTCCGTCGCATCTGGAAACAGAGCGAAGAGGACAACGTCCTGTTTCTCGCGGGCGGGCTGGCCTTCAATGTCCTGCTCGCCCTTGTGCCGTTCGTGTTGCTGTTGATCTCCGGCATTGCGTTGCTGCTGGGGCGTGCACCCGACGACGCCGTGCACACGGTCACTGGGCTGCTGCAGGCGTTCCTGCCCAACAACACGCCGTCGGCCATCGATCTGCTCAACAGCATTGTGTCCGACGTGCTGCGCACCCGCGGCGCCGTCACGTTGTATGCCGCCATCGGCTTCGCCTGGTTTTCGACGCGGCTGTTCGGGTCGTTACGCAGCGTATTGGCGCTCATCTTCGATGGCACCGATCGCGGCATCGTGGTCGGCAAGCTGTTCGATTTCGGCGCCACCATCGTGGCCACCATGGCCGTGGTGGTGTACATCGCCATGTCGGCCTATCTCGACCTGGCCACCACCCAGGGCGTGCAGTTGCTCATGCGCATGGGGCTCCGTGAGTCGGCCATGGGCGAACTCACGTACGTGACGGGGCGGCTGATCGCGATCTCCATCGTCTTCAGCCTGTTCTATGCGATGTACCATGGATTGCCGCGCCGCCGACCGTTGGTGCGCACGGCGCTGACGGCCGCGGCAGCGGCCTCCCTGCTGTTTGAAATTGCGCGTCATGTGTTTGCCATTCTGGTGCGACAGTTCGATCCCAGTTCCCTGTACACGGGCACCATCGCCGTGATTGTCGCGGTTGTGTTCTGGACGTACTATGGCGCGCTGCTCTTTCTCATCGGCGGCGAGATTGCGCAGGCCGTTGAGCTGCGCCGCGTCGAATTGATCGCGCTCGACCGGAACGTCCCGCTGCCGACGGCGGGGAAGACGCCGGTCGCCAAGACCGCATCGTCGCGCACCCCGACACCACCACCGTCGCGCAAGTCGTCCTGA
- a CDS encoding YtxH domain-containing protein, whose product MSRRDEYDDERIVVVEQGGGNGIAMLLVGLAIGAGAALLFAPASGAETRERIQREARRAGKRVKDLTGEASEELAGRVGRTRARFDERVDRARDAVRSRTQAVSDAVDAGREAAAQARAELERAVADSKRAYADSRRAYREARRHESTEGDVPMADVPRGVASSEAGLTSADGTARDG is encoded by the coding sequence ATGTCCCGACGTGACGAATACGACGACGAGCGCATTGTGGTGGTGGAGCAGGGCGGTGGCAACGGCATCGCCATGCTTTTGGTGGGCTTGGCCATTGGCGCCGGCGCCGCATTGCTGTTCGCACCGGCCAGCGGCGCGGAGACGCGCGAGCGCATTCAGCGGGAGGCGCGCCGGGCCGGTAAACGCGTGAAGGACCTCACTGGTGAGGCCAGCGAGGAACTGGCCGGTCGCGTCGGGCGCACGCGTGCGCGCTTTGACGAACGCGTCGATCGCGCGCGTGATGCCGTGCGATCGCGAACGCAGGCCGTGAGCGACGCGGTGGACGCGGGTCGTGAGGCGGCGGCGCAGGCGCGGGCGGAACTTGAGCGCGCCGTGGCCGATTCCAAGCGGGCCTACGCCGACAGCCGTCGAGCGTACCGTGAGGCGCGTCGGCACGAGAGCACCGAAGGGGATGTGCCGATGGCCGATGTTCCTCGCGGGGTCGCCTCTTCGGAGGCAGGACTGACGTCCGCTGACGGCACTGCGCGGGACGGCTGA
- a CDS encoding class II fructose-bisphosphate aldolase — protein sequence MTPESSSTTFLLGGAVTVEAGHVHLHDATALTTTHMDSLVWQAVFADEAERNAARWLLWELGQIAGVRPASIHDLYIARGQGKCGGFTVPAINVRGMSYDTARSIFRTAKAMDAGAFILEIARSEIAYTEQRPAEYVSVMLAAAMREGFRGPLFIQGDHFQVNHKKYAVDPGPEVNAVKAIVKEAVAAGFYNIDVDTSTLVDLAKPTLSEQQRLNYEVCVDITRAVRAEEPAGVTISIGGEIGEVGTENSTPAELEAFMEGFNRTLAAQAPGMAGLSKISVQSGTSHGGIVLADGSIADVKLDLDTLATLSKIARDRYAMSGAVQHGASTLPDGAFNNFPRTETAEIHLATNFQNMMYDHLPADLKADIYAWLTENAKDERKATDSDEQFFYKTRKKAIGPFKRRLWSLPADMRAKLGAAYDEKFTFLFTQLAIGGTRETVATFVKPPVQHRSAPDGATKFVAAPDDADLSD from the coding sequence ATGACTCCTGAATCCTCGTCCACGACATTCCTTCTTGGTGGTGCCGTTACGGTCGAAGCCGGCCACGTGCATCTGCACGACGCCACCGCGCTGACGACCACCCACATGGACTCGCTCGTCTGGCAGGCGGTTTTCGCCGACGAAGCGGAACGCAATGCGGCACGCTGGTTATTGTGGGAGTTGGGGCAGATTGCGGGGGTGCGTCCCGCGTCCATCCATGATCTGTACATCGCGCGCGGCCAGGGGAAGTGCGGCGGATTCACGGTGCCGGCCATCAACGTGCGCGGCATGAGCTACGACACGGCGCGTTCGATCTTCCGCACCGCGAAGGCGATGGACGCCGGAGCCTTCATCCTCGAGATTGCCAGGTCGGAGATTGCCTATACCGAACAACGCCCGGCGGAGTACGTGTCGGTGATGCTGGCGGCGGCCATGCGTGAGGGATTCCGTGGGCCGCTGTTCATCCAGGGTGATCATTTCCAGGTCAACCACAAGAAATACGCCGTCGATCCGGGGCCCGAGGTGAACGCGGTCAAGGCCATCGTGAAGGAGGCGGTGGCGGCGGGCTTCTACAACATTGACGTCGACACGTCGACGCTGGTGGATCTGGCCAAGCCCACCCTCAGCGAGCAGCAGCGCCTCAACTATGAGGTCTGCGTGGATATCACGCGCGCGGTGCGTGCCGAAGAGCCGGCCGGTGTCACCATTTCAATTGGTGGCGAGATTGGCGAGGTGGGCACGGAAAACAGCACGCCGGCGGAACTTGAGGCCTTCATGGAGGGTTTCAACAGGACATTGGCGGCGCAAGCACCGGGTATGGCTGGTTTGTCAAAAATTTCCGTACAGTCGGGCACGTCCCATGGCGGCATCGTGCTCGCCGATGGATCGATTGCCGACGTCAAGCTCGATCTCGATACGTTGGCGACGCTCTCGAAGATCGCGCGCGATCGATATGCCATGTCGGGCGCCGTGCAGCATGGAGCCTCCACACTGCCGGACGGGGCCTTCAACAATTTTCCACGTACCGAGACGGCCGAGATTCATCTCGCGACGAACTTCCAGAACATGATGTACGATCACCTGCCGGCCGATCTCAAGGCCGACATCTATGCGTGGCTGACGGAGAACGCCAAGGACGAGCGCAAGGCTACCGACAGCGACGAGCAGTTCTTCTACAAGACGCGCAAGAAAGCGATCGGGCCGTTCAAGCGGCGGCTGTGGTCCCTACCCGCCGACATGCGCGCGAAGCTGGGAGCGGCGTACGACGAGAAGTTCACGTTTCTCTTCACGCAGCTCGCTATTGGTGGTACGCGGGAAACGGTGGCCACCTTCGTGAAGCCACCGGTGCAACATCGGTCGGCGCCGGACGGCGCGACGAAATTCGTCGCGGCACCGGACGACGCCGATCTGTCCGACTGA